One Salvelinus fontinalis isolate EN_2023a chromosome 11, ASM2944872v1, whole genome shotgun sequence DNA window includes the following coding sequences:
- the LOC129865396 gene encoding FYVE, RhoGEF and PH domain-containing protein 4-like: MFDGDLGESVKTTPRETEEFRRTAVRRKSKGIPWETEVSPKPAHLQSPGESPAKGPEGALLTGKGSGPRARGLTVHSPGKCHGTRPSHSQVKGVPKGTQSPGKGLRVHSPGKRSKLGSQSTGKGAGSRLNQLRSPGARMKRHGHMAGSPCSLPDLIHLEENQSVLRSANSSPTHTTTSISLDQPRDPDSGSTDSSHTGLDAHRHSPDRAVVVAHREGRAREISPINMNGLDLMRDAVLVDGHVGDGGKVDTGLNVDLSPSHRTETGTEEAKLQESSTDEKKMERGSEEVRVQDSTEQKLYKIANELLLTERAYVARLHLLDQVFYARLTQEAGKGLFPVDVVRTIFSNISSIHTFHSQFLLPDLETHMGQWSVSPRLGDVMQQHAPFLRMYAEYVMSFDHAMELLRVWTERSAPFRNVIQDIQSQEVCGSLTLQHHMLEPVQRLPRYEMLLRDYLKRLPDDDSDHSHAEKSLQVISMAATHSNSAIRQSENLKKLLEIFEMLGGEEEDVMNPSNEFIREGRILMLPARHSAMERYLFLLNNMLLCCTPRFSLGGQRFTVRTRIDVEGMTVQRTTNEHHPHTFQVSGKERTLERTLDLQASSEQDEEDWIKAFQDTIDVFRQKNETFKSASKEVETEELGRRAPRWIRDSEVTMCMKCSEPFNALTRWRHHCRACGCVVCWRCSDNKVTLEYDGNKVNRVCLDCHAALILRANREERGEGKEGGHSRGSTPHRPISIPTLSPGSEGLV, from the exons tGTCTCCTAAACCTgcccatctccagagccctggggAGAGCCCTGCCAAGGGGCCAGAAGGAGCTCTACTCACAGGGAAGGGATCAGGACCCCGAGCTAGGGGGCTAACGGTCCACAGCCCAGGAAAGTGTCATGGGACCAGGCCAAGCCACAGCCAAGTGAAGGGGGTACCAAAAGGGACCCAGAGCCCAGGAAAGGGACTACGTGTCCACAGCCCAGGAAAGCGCTCCAAACTAGGATCTCAGTCCACAGGGAAGGGAGCCGGATCCAGGCTGAACCAGCTGAGAAGCCCTGGGGCCAGGATGAAGAGACATGGACACATGGCAGGATCACCCTGCAGCCTGCCTGACCTCATTCACCTTGAGGAAAACCAGTCTGTGCTCAGATCAGCTAACAGCAGCCCAACACATACCACCACCTCTATAAGCCTGGACCAGCCTAGAGACCCAGACAGTGGGTCTACCGACAGCTCTCACACAGGACTGGATGCTCACAGACACAGTCCAGACAGGGCAGTAGTAGTGGCTCATAGGGAGGGCAGAGCGAGGGAAATCTCTCCCATAAATATGAATGGTTTGGACCTGATGAGGGACGCTGTACTGGTCGATGGCCATGTAGGAGACGGAGGGAAGGTGGATACAGGGCTCAACGTGGACCTGTCCCCCTCTCACAGAACTGAGACTGGGACTGAGGAGGCCAAGCTTCAGGAGAGCTCTACAGATgagaagaagatggagagagggagtgaggaggtGAGGGTGCAGGACTCCACTGAACAGAAGCTGTATAAGATTGCCAACGAGCTTCTGCTCACAGAGAGGGCCTACGTTGCTCGCCTTCACCTGCTAGACCAG gtgttcTATGCACGGCTGACTCAGGAGGCTGGTAAAGGCTTGTTCCCTGTAGATGTGGTGAGGACCATCTTCTCCAACATCTCCTCCATCCACACCTTCCACAGCCAGTTCCTACTGCCAGACCTGGAGACGCACATGGGCCAATG GTCTGTGAGCCCTCGTCTGGGTGATGTCATGCAGCAGCATGCTCCCTTCCTCAGGATGTATGCTGAGTACGTGATGAGCTTCGACCACGCCATGGAGCTGCTTAGAGTCTGGACGGAGAGGTCCGCACCATTCAGGAACGTCATACAGGATATACAG AGTCAGGAGGTGTGTGGTAGTCTGACCCTGCAGCACCACATGTTGGAGCCGGTCCAGAGACTACCTCGTTATGAGATGCTGCTGAGAGACTACCTCAAGAGACTGCCTGATGATGACTCGGACCACAGTCATGCAGAGA AGTCTCTGCAGGTCATCTCCATGGCAGCAACGCACTCCAACAGCGCCATCCGCCAATCA GAGAATCTGAAGAAGCTGCTGGAGATCTTCGAGATGttggggggggaggaggaggacgtgATGAACCCCTCCAATGAGTTCATCCGGGAGGGACGCATCCTGATGCTGCCTGCCAGGCACTCCGCCATGGAGAGATACCTCTTCCTG TTAAACAACATGCTGCTGTGCTGCACTCCTCGGTTCAGCCTGGGGGGGCAGCGGTTCACCGTGAGGACACGGATTGACGTCGAGGGCATGACGGTGCAGCGCACCACCAATGAACACCACCCCCACACCTTCCAGGTATCTGGCAAAGAGAGGACCCTGGAGAGGACCCTGGACCTACAGGCCAg CTCTGAACAAGACGAAGAGGACTGGATAAAG GCTTTTCAGGACACCATTGATGTTTTCCGGCAGAAGAATGAGACTTTTAAGTCAGCTTCTAAAGAAGTAGAG ACGGAGGAGCTGGGTCGGCGTGCCCCTCGATGGATCAGGGACAGTGAGGTGACCATGTGTATGAAGTGTAGCGAACCCTTCAACGCCCTCACCCGATGGAGACACCACTGCAGAGCCTGTGGCTGT GTGGTGTGTTGGAGGTGTTCAGACAACAAAGTAACTCTAGAGTACGATGGCAACAAGGTGAACAGGGTGTGTCTAGACTGCCACGCCGCCCTGATCCTCCGggccaacagagaggagaggggagagggcaaGGAGGGGGGGCATTCTAGAGGTTCCACACCCCACCGCCCCATTTCCATCCCTACCCTTTCCCCAGGATCTGAAGGCCTTGTCTAG